From the Hemicordylus capensis ecotype Gifberg chromosome 1, rHemCap1.1.pri, whole genome shotgun sequence genome, the window TCCTGTTATATCCATGATctagcaaaccatggtttgttggacCATCCAAACTTGCCCATAGGAAAGAAAATTGTTGTTGATAagtttaaaatgagaaaaagttGGAAATATTAAGGGGGGAAAATGAAAGCCATATAAGTGAGTGCTGGCAAAGGTTAGATACTGCTGTACCTCTGTGGGTCAGTGGTGCACACCTAGATAAAAGGTATGTAGTATTGGGCAATGATATAGATATCACCACTAAAGAAAAAGAATGCTCTCAGTTCTTATTTTATAAATATGATTTAACACAAAATATACACATTGCTTTGTATAATGGTGCAATACAGACTATTTCCCttgtaaaaaaatatataactgcATTTTTAGAAAATGTATTTTTATCATGCCCACTCCCATCTTACTCGATAATTCTTCATTCTGACCAAGATAAGCCATTTCGTATGACAACCACAGATACAGCTTGCACTATGACATAGCATCAGAATATGTAAACATCTAAATGCGGTACATAAGTTAATGGGTGATAAAACCTATAGGAGGCATCCTTGCTCATGGTATATGATCTGAAAGAGGCCATGAGATCAAATCAGATTCAGAGGATATTCTCCAGTTTTTGCAAGAAGTGTTTGTTCAGAGCTCATTCACACCAGAACTTGCCTTTTACAAGGAAAGGGAGGAAGTAGTAAACTCGCTGGCCTGATTCAAATGCAATGGCAAACCATAGTTTATCATTATGCTTCTTCCTTCATAGATGAGGAAAGAAGATGAGAAACTCCTGACTGTGGTTTGTAACAAACTATGTTTTTCATCTCCTCTCACGcatgaaggaaaggaaaaaagaattaCTCCCATGAGCCCAAGGCACACAGCTCCTTGTTGTCATAATGACAATCCATAGATTGGAGGCCTGTGTGAACACAGTCATTCTCtctcaacccccccaccccccccacacacacaccaggatgaATGCTATTGCAAATACTAGAAATCCTAAGAGCTAGTTTAGATGTGTTCAAGACACTAcggcttaaaaaataaataacagcagGCTATTACAGCATAATACAATCTGCTGggagtttgtgtttgtttttattatgggCACATTTTGGAATCAGATGATCAATTCTTTGAATCCTGGCCTGTTTAAATTTAATCAGTGTATATATATTGAAAATATTCAAGGTACTGTAAAATATGTTATTCCGAAATGCACAATTGCTTGTTCACAAGGATGCAGCCCTAACAACTCCCACCCCTGTAATGTTTAACACTGGAAAATGTAAACCAGGTATAATCCAAAGTCCTCAAGCAGAAGAGCTTCACTTTCTCATCTATGACTAGAGCAAATGGACCAAAGCAATCCTTAACTCACAGAAGAGAGGGGCAGATCTGTGTATCCACCCTAGAATCCTGACATGTACAAATTAACTCAGGGGCGATCTGGAGTATATGCGTGTTGAGTGAGAGGGGGTTAGCCAAATTCAGTTACACTTCAGAAGTTTATTCCATAGCAAGAAACGGCCACAAGATGGAACCAGTGTTGCATATTAGATGATCCAAGTCAAAATTGCTGAGTTTCTTCTCAGAATAAGTTTTGTCCTTCAAGGATGGCTTCCCTTAAAatatctttcccccaccccccactgggcTGCTTTCTAATGTTTTGAGTTCATGAGACTATATGAAGAACATTTACAATTGTCCCAGTGAAATTTGTAAAAATTACTCAGATACTGAACTTTCCCCCCCTTTATCAAAAGGTAGGGGAAGTTGTCTGTATTGCACTTTTCAAATGACAAACCAGTGTGCCACAAAATAGCCCATCTTAATCTGGATTATGGCAATCTATAATCCAGCTATTGTCATATGTTTTGCCATATGACTGATATGTCATGTTTACTTGCCAGTTTAAGCCAAGCTTGCCATGAAGCATTAGCGTTGAGCCTCTGTCCCAAACTGCATCATATAATCAGCGGAGTAGAGTAAAAAGGGATGAAGGGCagagggaatgaaaataaaaagataCACAGAGAAAGTGATAGTATATGTTAAATCAAGCAGATTGAGAGCAACAGTACAATATAAACACGGAATCACTTGGTATTTAGGGGGGGCAAAGGCTGACAACAGTATTACATTTTATTTTGCTGCCAGCAAGCATTAGTTCCAAAATTAATGAAAGCTAATTACACAGCAATAAAATATGCATATGGTGTATTTTAACCACAGATATATATTACAGTACTGACATTTAAAgtgaagttgtttttttttaaaaaagaaatctcatGGCGCATCTTGGGAGAACTATATTAACTAAATTATGAAGGATAATGGCATGCAGAAACCCAAATAATGCAAGCGAAGCAATACCTGTGAATGGCTGCAAAAAGATCCTCAGTAGTCCTTGGTCGAGCTGGCATCGCCACCACCTCACTATCTTCACCATAACTGGGGCTTTGCAGTAAAAAGGTATTTGCTGCTTCCGAATCGAAACCCTctgctttaaaacaacaacaacaacaactgtggcATTAGGAATTCTGAGCTTTGGAAAAATTAGTAAGTACAGTAAACAGAGCAAAAAAGAGAGTACATTATCTCCACACATACCCTGGCAAAACAAAAAAGCACACACTGTCTTTTTACTGACTACAGTGACAGAATTATTTCAGGAAATTTAAATTTATGTGTGTTTATCAGGAACATAGAGTTCCCTTTGAGTATTTTTTATTTGTGTCCCCCAACCCTTCCCCACCTTACCCCGGCTAGAATGACCATTGTTACTGCCTCTGTTTAAAAGCTGCAAACTCTTATCAGgattttttgaaacagaaatatgCTTGATAAAAGCCTACTTGACAACTGATTTTTCACTTTAAGTTAAACTAAGAGTGCAGTAGGGATTCTTTATGCATAATTCACCCAAGCTCTATGATTTCCCATGGGTTCTGTATCTGAAAATTTTATAATGAAGTCAACACTAtaatcttccccacccccaccttccaaATATCTCTAGTCACTAATGCAGCAGATGAGATGGAGAACAAAAGGggcgaggggtgggtgggaaacagaCTTACCATTTCCATCCCCTTGAGATGGGTGTCCGTCTGCTCTAGAGACAATCTCTCCATTTCTGTCAGAACGGCTTTCTTTGCATAAGCAAGCTTGCTCCTCCTGCTTGAACTGCAGTGTAGACACATCGGTTTCTTCTGCTTCACAGGAGGTGGAACttgccactcctcctcctggaaCCAGGCTGCCAGAGTCCATTTCATAGGAACAGAGTCCATCTGTAGGATAATCTTTAGCCTGGCTGTCCTGTGTAATAGCAGCATCCCTTGCAGTGCTTCTGACTGTTTCACCCACTTCAGTTATTTTTTCTGCTGTAACATCAGGCTGTGGGGGTGGCACAATCAGGAACAGTTTGGGTTTCTTTGAAACAGGTGGTGGCTTTTTGTTTGGCAATGTACCCTGAGGCTTGTTGAGAGATCCTGACTGTCTCTGACGTGCTGAACTTGCATGTTCAGAGCAAGAACCTTGGttctgcactggtgcttcttcggcactggctggcagcaaatCCCTGGCAAGGGATTTAGGTGGACTGGCTGCATCTTCTGGCATTTTATCACTGCTAAGTTCAGAGGTCTTCACGCAGAGACCTAGATAGGACTTCTGACTAGGACTGTAAACAAAGCTTTTGTCAGAAGCACCATGGGTTTTTACCTCATCTTCATCCAGGCTATCACCGTACCCTACTGACACATGTGGTTTTAAAGGTGAATGAACTGAAAAAACTTCAATCAATTTTTCCTGAGAGTTGGTTTTGGAAGCAGATTCAACTAATGGTTCAACGTCTGACATCACAGTTTTCCTTACAGACCTCAGCTGTACCATCTGCAGTGCTTGTGTGGTTACTAGAGGCATTGTGGGCCGAGTGGGATCTTCCTTATTGAATGGCTGCTTTATTGTGCTGTTACATGAACCTTCCTGACTATATTTCTTGAAAGAACATGGTGTGTGTTTATATGCATCTTTTGTGAGTTTGGGGTCCAGAGGTGGGGCTGGAGGAGGAACTGAAGAAGAGAAAGGTGGAGGAGATGGAATGGCAGAATACGAGGTAGAGAAATTACTCTGTGATATATCTTGTGGTGGACAATGAAACCATGAAGCACTCTGAGGGAAAGATGCACTTATAACAGCTTctggtggaggtggaggaaaaCTGGGAGATCCAGGTGGGGGAGGCAGATTTAATACATCTactaaggggggagggggagggggaagaagatggTCAGCAGAGTCTGGAGGCATTAGCATAGCAGAAGTAATCAGAGGGAAGCTCAGACCAGGGTCCGATTTCTTTACGCTCACACTTCCTTCAGCAGATGTATTAGAAGAAAGAGATGTGGAAGAGGAAGACACTGAAACTGAAGACAGTAGGGATGACTTTCTTTCAGGCACTTTGGGCTTCAACTTGGGTTTCCCATTTCCTGTTGACATAGATTTTAAAATGACAGGCACTGGCGTAAGTGCTGTGGGTGTGTTGGATTGGCTAGAATACCCACTAGATGGTGATGTCACTCTGTGAGACTTTTCTGGAGATGTGGCCTTTGGTTTCACCGACCCGCTGGGCACTTGCGGCGTACAAACCCTTGAGCTGTCTATAAGGCGGCCAACGTTATAATCGTTTAGCTTGGGTGCAGTGTTAGCAGAATGAACTACTGGAGATTTTAACTGGTCATCTGGCATCCCAGGACAATCACTGTAGTAACCCCACTGGTCAGCACACTCTGACTTGATGCTGCTGGTTTCGCTCTGGGAGGGTGTGACAGCACAAATTGAATACATGTTCAGGCCAGTTGCTGACATCATGCTGCTGCTGGCACTTACTGAACTCTGGCTACGAGACCGCAGCACCCAAGGGTCATCATAATCACTGCTGGGGCTTTGAGAGGGGGAGCTGCCATTTTTGCACTTGAGGTTTAACTGGAGGGAGTGTTGGAGGCGAGCAATCAGCATGTCATCTAGTACTTGCCCATTGGACTGAGCTGTCTTCTTGGGGATTCTTCTAAGAgagtctgttctggatggtggtAGAGGAGGtttctttgctttttttaaagatatgcttCGTGAGAGGGATTTGTCGCTGCAGGCTGACAAGTCTCCAAGCGATCTCTTCTCGTTCCTATCAAACACATTAATGACACTATGCCTGGGGCTTtcaaatctattattattatggcAAGTTTGACTAGACTTGAGCCCTGAGTCCATGTGCATGGAAGTGTAATAGCCATCATGGTCCACAGAGTACAAAGAGCTTGAATCTTCTTTGGCCAAGACTCTTTCAAGGCTGCCAGTACTCAAGTTGCTCACAGGTGTGGAGCAGCCTGGCGTGGCACAGTTCAGCTTGTGTAAGGGAATCTCCTCTGTTCCAGAATGCTTGAACCCACAGTGTTCTATGCGGTTCTGACCTTTGCCCTGTGTTCTGTCCATTGTGGGACTTGACTCACTTCTGCTATCATTATCCTGAGAATGGCTTGGAAAACTGAGattgttcctacagctgtaggtcATATTCCGGGGCCCATTCTCCACCGGTCCTGCACCACTGAGACAGACCCCCGAATCTCCAAGAGCAAGCACCATTACAGCATTTGATGAGACAGTGGCATCCGACGACTGTGAGTGACGTGCTGAACCCGTCTCGCTCCAGGTACCACTAGAAGTATGCTGCTGATCTTTTGTGCTTATTATGTTGTTGGTAACAAGATTGTCTCCAGGTTTTGTATATGAAGAGGAACTGGTGATTTTACTACCTAGCAACCCGACACTCTGTGTGGTGTGAATAACAATAACTTCTGAAGAGGATGGTAATGTTGCATTTGGTATGATGCTGCTTGAATATGTAGCATGGGGAGAGACTGTGCATGCTGGGCTTTCTGCTTGTTCACTCTCCAATGTCCTTACTTCTTGGGACCATGGCCTTTGAAACACACCTGTTCTATTGCTGTTCCTCACATGAACACCACTATCATCCACTTGTAGTTTGCTTATTTGGTGTAACGACGTTCCATCTTCTGTTGACTTAGATATGCTATGCCTACGTTCCAGTAATTGCAAGGACACTCTTGCCCCAGAACGAGGTAGACTATGAAAACCCAGGTCATTGTTTAGGCGAGAGGCAAATACAACCCCAGCAGAATCACTCATCACAGACATGTTTCCAGAGGAACTGGACAACTGTGACATCTGGGCTGCAATTCCTTGACCTTTCTGTGCACGTATCCGTCTCACTGAAGGTGGCACTACTTTGACTTCCTCTGTCTGACAGCTAGAGTCCTTGGTCTCAGACTGCTGCATAGCAGAGCGATAGCTATCAAGTCTTCCTAGCGTGGAATAGTGATCTGGGACACACAGTGAATGGCCACGGAAGTCTCCTTTACCAGTGCCAACTGCTGA encodes:
- the NHSL1 gene encoding NHS-like protein 1 isoform X2, which produces MQFTSPQESVQAPREKPEMPFPLRTVAPLKLCRLEEEDVAVPRDKEGPAGRSSAGLLFGSLEEVCSHSLVSLLWQLSDLSRCASDVFGGIQNQADSLGRRSAQLQRRLDSLKALAARLDHRKVKIPVSNLDEESRWTVHYTAPWHQQENVFLPSSRPPCVEDLHRQAKLNLKSVLRECDKLRRDGYRSSQYYSQGPTFSSSSSAICGSYQDDYEEIEQKCSTPSSEEEKLISLQRSKTPISDELSDINTQTNWTKSLPLPTPEEKMRQQAQAVQTDVIPINVTGENFDRQASIRRSLIYTDTVVRRPKKVKRRKTITGVPDNIQRELVGTGKGDFRGHSLCVPDHYSTLGRLDSYRSAMQQSETKDSSCQTEEVKVVPPSVRRIRAQKGQGIAAQMSQLSSSSGNMSVMSDSAGVVFASRLNNDLGFHSLPRSGARVSLQLLERRHSISKSTEDGTSLHQISKLQVDDSGVHVRNSNRTGVFQRPWSQEVRTLESEQAESPACTVSPHATYSSSIIPNATLPSSSEVIVIHTTQSVGLLGSKITSSSSYTKPGDNLVTNNIISTKDQQHTSSGTWSETGSARHSQSSDATVSSNAVMVLALGDSGVCLSGAGPVENGPRNMTYSCRNNLSFPSHSQDNDSRSESSPTMDRTQGKGQNRIEHCGFKHSGTEEIPLHKLNCATPGCSTPVSNLSTGSLERVLAKEDSSSLYSVDHDGYYTSMHMDSGLKSSQTCHNNNRFESPRHSVINVFDRNEKRSLGDLSACSDKSLSRSISLKKAKKPPLPPSRTDSLRRIPKKTAQSNGQVLDDMLIARLQHSLQLNLKCKNGSSPSQSPSSDYDDPWVLRSRSQSSVSASSSMMSATGLNMYSICAVTPSQSETSSIKSECADQWGYYSDCPGMPDDQLKSPVVHSANTAPKLNDYNVGRLIDSSRVCTPQVPSGSVKPKATSPEKSHRVTSPSSGYSSQSNTPTALTPVPVILKSMSTGNGKPKLKPKVPERKSSLLSSVSVSSSSTSLSSNTSAEGSVSVKKSDPGLSFPLITSAMLMPPDSADHLLPPPPPPLVDVLNLPPPPGSPSFPPPPPEAVISASFPQSASWFHCPPQDISQSNFSTSYSAIPSPPPFSSSVPPPAPPLDPKLTKDAYKHTPCSFKKYSQEGSCNSTIKQPFNKEDPTRPTMPLVTTQALQMVQLRSVRKTVMSDVEPLVESASKTNSQEKLIEVFSVHSPLKPHVSVGYGDSLDEDEVKTHGASDKSFVYSPSQKSYLGLCVKTSELSSDKMPEDAASPPKSLARDLLPASAEEAPVQNQGSCSEHASSARQRQSGSLNKPQGTLPNKKPPPVSKKPKLFLIVPPPQPDVTAEKITEVGETVRSTARDAAITQDSQAKDYPTDGLCSYEMDSGSLVPGGGVASSTSCEAEETDVSTLQFKQEEQACLCKESRSDRNGEIVSRADGHPSQGDGNAEGFDSEAANTFLLQSPSYGEDSEVVAMPARPRTTEDLFAAIHRSKRKILGRKDSEDDHTQNHSPSPPVTPTGASPNLAYLKQAGSIQRNIRKSSTSNDNFKALLLKKGSRSDTSSRMSAAEMLKTTDPRSQRTKIDFSWDSSDSATSCSPTKNRRAQEEWARSEGLMPRSLSFSSARYSRSRTPPSAASSKYNVRSRIQSSPMTVISEGDMEAVELAESMIHRTSEEQQEGQLDVFDSDDIDTSEEVGSKEETTTHPDLIT
- the NHSL1 gene encoding NHS-like protein 1 isoform X7; this translates as MVVFINTKLKSLIKFFKKKTVSNLDEESRWTVHYTAPWHQQENVFLPSSRPPCVEDLHRQAKLNLKSVLRECDKLRRDGYRSSQYYSQGPTFSSSSSAICGSYQDDYEEIEQKCSTPSSEEEKLISLQRSKTPISDELSDINTQTNWTKSLPLPTPEEKMRQQAQAVQTDVIPINVTGENFDRQASIRRSLIYTDTVVRRPKKVKRRKTITGVPDNIQRELAVGTGKGDFRGHSLCVPDHYSTLGRLDSYRSAMQQSETKDSSCQTEEVKVVPPSVRRIRAQKGQGIAAQMSQLSSSSGNMSVMSDSAGVVFASRLNNDLGFHSLPRSGARVSLQLLERRHSISKSTEDGTSLHQISKLQVDDSGVHVRNSNRTGVFQRPWSQEVRTLESEQAESPACTVSPHATYSSSIIPNATLPSSSEVIVIHTTQSVGLLGSKITSSSSYTKPGDNLVTNNIISTKDQQHTSSGTWSETGSARHSQSSDATVSSNAVMVLALGDSGVCLSGAGPVENGPRNMTYSCRNNLSFPSHSQDNDSRSESSPTMDRTQGKGQNRIEHCGFKHSGTEEIPLHKLNCATPGCSTPVSNLSTGSLERVLAKEDSSSLYSVDHDGYYTSMHMDSGLKSSQTCHNNNRFESPRHSVINVFDRNEKRSLGDLSACSDKSLSRSISLKKAKKPPLPPSRTDSLRRIPKKTAQSNGQVLDDMLIARLQHSLQLNLKCKNGSSPSQSPSSDYDDPWVLRSRSQSSVSASSSMMSATGLNMYSICAVTPSQSETSSIKSECADQWGYYSDCPGMPDDQLKSPVVHSANTAPKLNDYNVGRLIDSSRVCTPQVPSGSVKPKATSPEKSHRVTSPSSGYSSQSNTPTALTPVPVILKSMSTGNGKPKLKPKVPERKSSLLSSVSVSSSSTSLSSNTSAEGSVSVKKSDPGLSFPLITSAMLMPPDSADHLLPPPPPPLVDVLNLPPPPGSPSFPPPPPEAVISASFPQSASWFHCPPQDISQSNFSTSYSAIPSPPPFSSSVPPPAPPLDPKLTKDAYKHTPCSFKKYSQEGSCNSTIKQPFNKEDPTRPTMPLVTTQALQMVQLRSVRKTVMSDVEPLVESASKTNSQEKLIEVFSVHSPLKPHVSVGYGDSLDEDEVKTHGASDKSFVYSPSQKSYLGLCVKTSELSSDKMPEDAASPPKSLARDLLPASAEEAPVQNQGSCSEHASSARQRQSGSLNKPQGTLPNKKPPPVSKKPKLFLIVPPPQPDVTAEKITEVGETVRSTARDAAITQDSQAKDYPTDGLCSYEMDSGSLVPGGGVASSTSCEAEETDVSTLQFKQEEQACLCKESRSDRNGEIVSRADGHPSQGDGNAEGFDSEAANTFLLQSPSYGEDSEVVAMPARPRTTEDLFAAIHRSKRKILGRKDSEDDHTQNHSPSPPVTPTGASPNLAYLKQAGSIQRNIRKSSTSNDNFKALLLKKGSRSDTSSRMSAAEMLKTTDPRSQRTKIDFSWDSSDSATSCSPTKNRRAQEEWARSEGLMPRSLSFSSARYSRSRTPPSAASSKYNVRSRIQSSPMTVISEGDMEAVELAESMIHRTSEEQQEGQLDVFDSDDIDTSEEVGSKEETTTHPDLIT
- the NHSL1 gene encoding NHS-like protein 1 isoform X10; the protein is MYSAVSNLDEESRWTVHYTAPWHQQENVFLPSSRPPCVEDLHRQAKLNLKSVLRECDKLRRDGYRSSQYYSQGPTFSSSSSAICGSYQDDYEEIEQKCSTPSSEEEKLISLQRSKTPISDELSDINTQTNWTKSLPLPTPEEKMRQQAQAVQTDVIPINVTGENFDRQASIRRSLIYTDTVVRRPKKVKRRKTITGVPDNIQRELAVGTGKGDFRGHSLCVPDHYSTLGRLDSYRSAMQQSETKDSSCQTEEVKVVPPSVRRIRAQKGQGIAAQMSQLSSSSGNMSVMSDSAGVVFASRLNNDLGFHSLPRSGARVSLQLLERRHSISKSTEDGTSLHQISKLQVDDSGVHVRNSNRTGVFQRPWSQEVRTLESEQAESPACTVSPHATYSSSIIPNATLPSSSEVIVIHTTQSVGLLGSKITSSSSYTKPGDNLVTNNIISTKDQQHTSSGTWSETGSARHSQSSDATVSSNAVMVLALGDSGVCLSGAGPVENGPRNMTYSCRNNLSFPSHSQDNDSRSESSPTMDRTQGKGQNRIEHCGFKHSGTEEIPLHKLNCATPGCSTPVSNLSTGSLERVLAKEDSSSLYSVDHDGYYTSMHMDSGLKSSQTCHNNNRFESPRHSVINVFDRNEKRSLGDLSACSDKSLSRSISLKKAKKPPLPPSRTDSLRRIPKKTAQSNGQVLDDMLIARLQHSLQLNLKCKNGSSPSQSPSSDYDDPWVLRSRSQSSVSASSSMMSATGLNMYSICAVTPSQSETSSIKSECADQWGYYSDCPGMPDDQLKSPVVHSANTAPKLNDYNVGRLIDSSRVCTPQVPSGSVKPKATSPEKSHRVTSPSSGYSSQSNTPTALTPVPVILKSMSTGNGKPKLKPKVPERKSSLLSSVSVSSSSTSLSSNTSAEGSVSVKKSDPGLSFPLITSAMLMPPDSADHLLPPPPPPLVDVLNLPPPPGSPSFPPPPPEAVISASFPQSASWFHCPPQDISQSNFSTSYSAIPSPPPFSSSVPPPAPPLDPKLTKDAYKHTPCSFKKYSQEGSCNSTIKQPFNKEDPTRPTMPLVTTQALQMVQLRSVRKTVMSDVEPLVESASKTNSQEKLIEVFSVHSPLKPHVSVGYGDSLDEDEVKTHGASDKSFVYSPSQKSYLGLCVKTSELSSDKMPEDAASPPKSLARDLLPASAEEAPVQNQGSCSEHASSARQRQSGSLNKPQGTLPNKKPPPVSKKPKLFLIVPPPQPDVTAEKITEVGETVRSTARDAAITQDSQAKDYPTDGLCSYEMDSGSLVPGGGVASSTSCEAEETDVSTLQFKQEEQACLCKESRSDRNGEIVSRADGHPSQGDGNAEGFDSEAANTFLLQSPSYGEDSEVVAMPARPRTTEDLFAAIHRSKRKILGRKDSEDDHTQNHSPSPPVTPTGASPNLAYLKQAGSIQRNIRKSSTSNDNFKALLLKKGSRSDTSSRMSAAEMLKTTDPRSQRTKIDFSWDSSDSATSCSPTKNRRAQEEWARSEGLMPRSLSFSSARYSRSRTPPSAASSKYNVRSRIQSSPMTVISEGDMEAVELAESMIHRTSEEQQEGQLDVFDSDDIDTSEEVGSKEETTTHPDLIT
- the NHSL1 gene encoding NHS-like protein 1 isoform X4, producing MQFTSPQESVQAPREKPEMPFPLRTVAPLKLCRLEEEDVAVPRDKEGPAGRSSAGLLFGSLEEVCSHSLVSLLWQLSDLSRCASDVFGGIQNQADSLGRRSAQLQRRLDSLKALAARLDHRKVKIPVSNLDEESRWTVHYTAPWHQQENVFLPSSRPPCVEDLHRQAKLNLKSVLRECDKLRRDGYRSSQYYSQGPTFSSSSSAICGSYQDDYEEIEQKCSTPSSEEEKLISLQRSKTPISDELSDINTQTNWTKSLPLPTPEEKMRQQAQAVQTDVIPINVTAVGTGKGDFRGHSLCVPDHYSTLGRLDSYRSAMQQSETKDSSCQTEEVKVVPPSVRRIRAQKGQGIAAQMSQLSSSSGNMSVMSDSAGVVFASRLNNDLGFHSLPRSGARVSLQLLERRHSISKSTEDGTSLHQISKLQVDDSGVHVRNSNRTGVFQRPWSQEVRTLESEQAESPACTVSPHATYSSSIIPNATLPSSSEVIVIHTTQSVGLLGSKITSSSSYTKPGDNLVTNNIISTKDQQHTSSGTWSETGSARHSQSSDATVSSNAVMVLALGDSGVCLSGAGPVENGPRNMTYSCRNNLSFPSHSQDNDSRSESSPTMDRTQGKGQNRIEHCGFKHSGTEEIPLHKLNCATPGCSTPVSNLSTGSLERVLAKEDSSSLYSVDHDGYYTSMHMDSGLKSSQTCHNNNRFESPRHSVINVFDRNEKRSLGDLSACSDKSLSRSISLKKAKKPPLPPSRTDSLRRIPKKTAQSNGQVLDDMLIARLQHSLQLNLKCKNGSSPSQSPSSDYDDPWVLRSRSQSSVSASSSMMSATGLNMYSICAVTPSQSETSSIKSECADQWGYYSDCPGMPDDQLKSPVVHSANTAPKLNDYNVGRLIDSSRVCTPQVPSGSVKPKATSPEKSHRVTSPSSGYSSQSNTPTALTPVPVILKSMSTGNGKPKLKPKVPERKSSLLSSVSVSSSSTSLSSNTSAEGSVSVKKSDPGLSFPLITSAMLMPPDSADHLLPPPPPPLVDVLNLPPPPGSPSFPPPPPEAVISASFPQSASWFHCPPQDISQSNFSTSYSAIPSPPPFSSSVPPPAPPLDPKLTKDAYKHTPCSFKKYSQEGSCNSTIKQPFNKEDPTRPTMPLVTTQALQMVQLRSVRKTVMSDVEPLVESASKTNSQEKLIEVFSVHSPLKPHVSVGYGDSLDEDEVKTHGASDKSFVYSPSQKSYLGLCVKTSELSSDKMPEDAASPPKSLARDLLPASAEEAPVQNQGSCSEHASSARQRQSGSLNKPQGTLPNKKPPPVSKKPKLFLIVPPPQPDVTAEKITEVGETVRSTARDAAITQDSQAKDYPTDGLCSYEMDSGSLVPGGGVASSTSCEAEETDVSTLQFKQEEQACLCKESRSDRNGEIVSRADGHPSQGDGNAEGFDSEAANTFLLQSPSYGEDSEVVAMPARPRTTEDLFAAIHRSKRKILGRKDSEDDHTQNHSPSPPVTPTGASPNLAYLKQAGSIQRNIRKSSTSNDNFKALLLKKGSRSDTSSRMSAAEMLKTTDPRSQRTKIDFSWDSSDSATSCSPTKNRRAQEEWARSEGLMPRSLSFSSARYSRSRTPPSAASSKYNVRSRIQSSPMTVISEGDMEAVELAESMIHRTSEEQQEGQLDVFDSDDIDTSEEVGSKEETTTHPDLIT
- the NHSL1 gene encoding NHS-like protein 1 isoform X9 codes for the protein MFCLKAVSNLDEESRWTVHYTAPWHQQENVFLPSSRPPCVEDLHRQAKLNLKSVLRECDKLRRDGYRSSQYYSQGPTFSSSSSAICGSYQDDYEEIEQKCSTPSSEEEKLISLQRSKTPISDELSDINTQTNWTKSLPLPTPEEKMRQQAQAVQTDVIPINVTGENFDRQASIRRSLIYTDTVVRRPKKVKRRKTITGVPDNIQRELAVGTGKGDFRGHSLCVPDHYSTLGRLDSYRSAMQQSETKDSSCQTEEVKVVPPSVRRIRAQKGQGIAAQMSQLSSSSGNMSVMSDSAGVVFASRLNNDLGFHSLPRSGARVSLQLLERRHSISKSTEDGTSLHQISKLQVDDSGVHVRNSNRTGVFQRPWSQEVRTLESEQAESPACTVSPHATYSSSIIPNATLPSSSEVIVIHTTQSVGLLGSKITSSSSYTKPGDNLVTNNIISTKDQQHTSSGTWSETGSARHSQSSDATVSSNAVMVLALGDSGVCLSGAGPVENGPRNMTYSCRNNLSFPSHSQDNDSRSESSPTMDRTQGKGQNRIEHCGFKHSGTEEIPLHKLNCATPGCSTPVSNLSTGSLERVLAKEDSSSLYSVDHDGYYTSMHMDSGLKSSQTCHNNNRFESPRHSVINVFDRNEKRSLGDLSACSDKSLSRSISLKKAKKPPLPPSRTDSLRRIPKKTAQSNGQVLDDMLIARLQHSLQLNLKCKNGSSPSQSPSSDYDDPWVLRSRSQSSVSASSSMMSATGLNMYSICAVTPSQSETSSIKSECADQWGYYSDCPGMPDDQLKSPVVHSANTAPKLNDYNVGRLIDSSRVCTPQVPSGSVKPKATSPEKSHRVTSPSSGYSSQSNTPTALTPVPVILKSMSTGNGKPKLKPKVPERKSSLLSSVSVSSSSTSLSSNTSAEGSVSVKKSDPGLSFPLITSAMLMPPDSADHLLPPPPPPLVDVLNLPPPPGSPSFPPPPPEAVISASFPQSASWFHCPPQDISQSNFSTSYSAIPSPPPFSSSVPPPAPPLDPKLTKDAYKHTPCSFKKYSQEGSCNSTIKQPFNKEDPTRPTMPLVTTQALQMVQLRSVRKTVMSDVEPLVESASKTNSQEKLIEVFSVHSPLKPHVSVGYGDSLDEDEVKTHGASDKSFVYSPSQKSYLGLCVKTSELSSDKMPEDAASPPKSLARDLLPASAEEAPVQNQGSCSEHASSARQRQSGSLNKPQGTLPNKKPPPVSKKPKLFLIVPPPQPDVTAEKITEVGETVRSTARDAAITQDSQAKDYPTDGLCSYEMDSGSLVPGGGVASSTSCEAEETDVSTLQFKQEEQACLCKESRSDRNGEIVSRADGHPSQGDGNAEGFDSEAANTFLLQSPSYGEDSEVVAMPARPRTTEDLFAAIHRSKRKILGRKDSEDDHTQNHSPSPPVTPTGASPNLAYLKQAGSIQRNIRKSSTSNDNFKALLLKKGSRSDTSSRMSAAEMLKTTDPRSQRTKIDFSWDSSDSATSCSPTKNRRAQEEWARSEGLMPRSLSFSSARYSRSRTPPSAASSKYNVRSRIQSSPMTVISEGDMEAVELAESMIHRTSEEQQEGQLDVFDSDDIDTSEEVGSKEETTTHPDLIT